The following proteins are encoded in a genomic region of Spirosoma sp. SC4-14:
- a CDS encoding dipeptide epimerase has translation MQLLFHRVDLRLKHTFTIAHDSRDVQPTLIVELTDGTYRGFGEATATRYYGITIDGMVSALTALRERIESYELTNPELFWSDMQPHLAKNPFALCALDQAAWDLWAKKQKQPLYKLWNLDPEKSPLTNYTIGLDTPERMVDKMLELPWPLYKIKLGRPETDLAIVRALRNHTDSLFRVDANCGWTVEDTIVKSRALAELNVEFIEQPLPADNWEGAKTVYEQTALPIIADESCIVEGDVDKCAGYFHGVNIKLTKCGGLTPARRMIARARELGLRVMVGCMTESSVGISAIAQLLPLLDYADLDGSLLIANDPATGVTFDNGRVMYASENGTGACLL, from the coding sequence ATGCAACTGCTTTTTCATCGCGTCGATTTACGTCTGAAACATACGTTTACCATTGCGCACGACAGTCGCGATGTACAGCCTACACTTATTGTCGAATTAACCGACGGAACCTACCGAGGCTTTGGGGAGGCCACGGCTACCCGCTACTATGGAATTACGATCGACGGTATGGTTTCGGCATTAACCGCCTTACGCGAGCGTATCGAGTCCTATGAGTTGACAAATCCCGAATTGTTCTGGTCCGATATGCAGCCGCATCTGGCGAAAAACCCGTTTGCGCTTTGTGCCCTCGATCAGGCAGCCTGGGATTTGTGGGCAAAAAAGCAGAAACAACCGCTCTATAAACTCTGGAACCTCGACCCGGAAAAATCGCCGTTAACCAACTACACAATTGGTTTGGATACACCCGAGCGTATGGTCGACAAGATGCTGGAATTGCCATGGCCATTGTATAAAATCAAGTTGGGCAGGCCAGAAACGGACCTTGCCATTGTGCGGGCACTCAGAAATCATACTGATTCGTTGTTTAGGGTCGATGCCAACTGCGGCTGGACGGTTGAAGATACTATTGTGAAATCGAGGGCGCTGGCCGAACTGAACGTAGAGTTTATCGAACAACCGTTACCGGCCGATAACTGGGAAGGGGCGAAAACAGTATATGAGCAAACGGCATTGCCAATCATTGCCGATGAAAGTTGTATTGTTGAAGGCGATGTTGATAAGTGCGCGGGCTATTTTCATGGCGTCAATATCAAACTAACTAAATGTGGTGGTCTTACGCCCGCCCGCCGGATGATTGCGCGTGCTCGTGAACTGGGCCTGCGTGTGATGGTTGGTTGTATGACCGAATCGAGCGTTGGGATTTCGGCCATTGCTCAGTTATTACCGCTGCTCGATTATGCCGACCTCGATGGCTCTTTATTGATTGCCAACGACCCGGCTACGGGTGTCACCTTCGATAATGGCCGGGTTATGTATGCCAGCGAAAACGGCACCGGCGCGTGTTTACTGTAG
- a CDS encoding aminotransferase class I/II-fold pyridoxal phosphate-dependent enzyme: protein MTDNFTINSLPGRTIDHNGQAYLFFSGTAYLGLPQLPAFQQLLIESIGRYGTVFGSSRNGNLRLGVYEEAEAKLAAVAGSESALTLSSGMMAGQAVVNWLQVQQATFVYGPKAHPAIWSGPVADVPTLSFAEWTTQLPAQIRSLPAGPVAILLNSIEAVRSEAYAFDWVNELPDDRPITLVVDDSHGLGVLANGQGIWPKIPQRPGINVVVTASMAKAMGLPGGVIFSDADTIASVRKTAFFGACSPMPPAYLDAFLRADRYYDEGRERLKQNVLLAEKLLLPTGLFSHVKGYPVFFTEQDDLYPFLLEKDIFIYSFAYPTAADRSNSRIVISAFHEFSDIQTLAENVYKYCF from the coding sequence ATGACAGATAATTTTACCATCAATAGCCTTCCCGGTCGGACCATCGACCATAATGGGCAAGCGTACCTGTTTTTTAGTGGAACCGCTTATCTGGGACTACCGCAGCTTCCAGCTTTTCAACAATTGTTGATTGAGTCGATTGGTCGTTACGGAACCGTATTTGGCAGCTCCCGTAATGGTAATTTACGGCTTGGTGTTTATGAAGAGGCCGAAGCGAAACTGGCAGCCGTGGCAGGCTCCGAAAGTGCCCTTACACTGTCGTCGGGAATGATGGCCGGACAGGCCGTTGTGAACTGGTTACAGGTGCAGCAGGCTACATTCGTATATGGTCCCAAGGCACACCCGGCCATCTGGAGTGGTCCGGTAGCCGATGTTCCTACGTTGTCATTTGCCGAATGGACTACTCAGCTACCCGCTCAGATTCGTTCACTACCCGCCGGTCCGGTCGCTATTTTACTCAATTCGATTGAAGCTGTTCGGTCGGAGGCTTACGCATTCGACTGGGTCAACGAATTGCCTGATGATCGCCCTATAACGCTCGTTGTCGACGATTCGCATGGCCTGGGCGTATTGGCTAATGGACAAGGTATCTGGCCGAAAATTCCGCAGCGACCAGGCATAAATGTGGTTGTTACGGCGTCGATGGCAAAGGCAATGGGGTTGCCGGGTGGCGTTATTTTCAGCGATGCTGATACGATTGCGTCGGTGCGGAAAACAGCTTTTTTCGGTGCCTGCTCGCCCATGCCACCGGCTTATCTGGATGCATTCCTCCGAGCCGATCGCTATTATGACGAAGGCCGTGAGCGGCTGAAACAGAATGTGTTGTTGGCCGAAAAATTGCTGTTGCCAACCGGTTTGTTCAGCCATGTGAAAGGATATCCGGTGTTTTTTACGGAGCAGGACGATCTCTATCCATTTCTGCTGGAGAAAGACATTTTTATTTATTCATTTGCCTATCCAACAGCCGCCGATCGGTCAAATTCGCGTATTGTCATCAGTGCATTTCATGAGTTTTCGGATATTCAGACACTAGCCGAAAACGTATATAAGTACTGTTTTTAG